Proteins from a single region of Bacillota bacterium:
- the ispD gene encoding 2-C-methyl-D-erythritol 4-phosphate cytidylyltransferase, with protein MTTGAVVVAAGQGRRMAERWEHSPLAGVIATPVAKQFLPLGGKPVVVHALQVFERCHAVDAVVLVVPERDVMYARREIAERFGLKKVRRVVAGGQRRQDSVLRGLRALQGESLPWEYVVVHDGVRPLITEALVLAVLDEARRYGAATLGTPVRETVKLVDHKGLVSLTPERERLWSIQTPQAFRFALLLQAHREAAERQIEGSDDCALVEALGEPVRVVQGSPSNIKVTCPEDLVMAEALLAHRDPGGPLLDGLRNGS; from the coding sequence ATGACGACCGGTGCGGTGGTGGTGGCGGCGGGCCAGGGGCGGCGCATGGCTGAGCGCTGGGAACACTCGCCCCTCGCCGGCGTTATCGCAACGCCCGTGGCCAAGCAGTTCCTCCCGCTGGGAGGCAAGCCCGTCGTCGTCCACGCCCTGCAAGTCTTCGAACGCTGCCACGCCGTTGACGCGGTGGTGCTGGTGGTGCCGGAGCGGGACGTTATGTATGCCCGGCGGGAGATCGCGGAACGGTTCGGGCTCAAGAAGGTGCGCCGGGTGGTGGCCGGGGGGCAGCGGCGGCAGGATTCCGTCCTCCGGGGGCTGCGAGCCCTCCAGGGGGAGAGCCTGCCCTGGGAGTATGTCGTGGTGCACGACGGCGTCCGCCCACTGATCACCGAGGCTCTGGTGCTGGCCGTGCTGGACGAGGCGCGCCGGTACGGGGCGGCCACGCTCGGCACCCCGGTGCGGGAGACGGTCAAGCTGGTCGACCACAAAGGGCTGGTCTCCCTGACCCCCGAGCGCGAGCGGCTGTGGTCCATCCAGACGCCCCAGGCCTTCCGCTTCGCCCTGCTCCTGCAGGCTCACCGGGAGGCGGCGGAGCGGCAGATCGAGGGCAGCGACGACTGCGCGCTGGTGGAGGCGCTGGGCGAGCCGGTGCGGGTCGTGCAGGGCTCGCCTTCCAACATCAAGGTCACGTGTCCCGAGGACCTGGTGATGGCGGAGGCGTTGCTGGCGCACCGAGATCCGGGCGGCCCGCTCCTGGACGGGCTACGCAATGGCAGCTGA
- the ispF gene encoding 2-C-methyl-D-erythritol 2,4-cyclodiphosphate synthase, translated as MAADRAISGEIRVGLGFDVHRLAAGRPLRLGGVEIPFDRGPLGHSDGDALLHAITDALLGAAGLGDIGGLFPDSDPRFAGADSRELLRQAHALVRGRGFEVEFIDAVIIAEAPRIAPYREAIVASIRSVLDLPRLPISVKGKSMEGLGAVGSGEAVACLATATVRHTGSSS; from the coding sequence ATGGCAGCTGATCGAGCGATTTCCGGGGAAATACGGGTGGGGCTCGGGTTCGACGTCCACCGGCTGGCCGCCGGGCGGCCGCTTCGGCTGGGCGGCGTGGAGATTCCTTTCGACCGGGGCCCCCTGGGGCACTCCGACGGGGATGCGTTGCTGCACGCCATCACCGATGCGCTCCTGGGCGCCGCGGGGCTCGGTGACATCGGGGGCCTCTTCCCCGACTCGGATCCTCGCTTCGCCGGCGCAGACAGCCGGGAACTGCTGAGGCAGGCCCACGCCCTGGTACGGGGCCGGGGGTTCGAGGTCGAGTTCATCGACGCGGTGATCATCGCCGAAGCGCCCCGCATCGCGCCGTACCGGGAGGCCATCGTGGCCAGCATCCGCTCGGTGCTGGACCTGCCCCGGTTGCCGATCTCCGTCAAGGGCAAGAGCATGGAAGGGCTCGGAGCGGTGGGTTCCGGGGAGGCGGTCGCCTGCCTGGCCACGGCTACCGTGCGGCATACAGGCAGCTCCTCTTGA
- a CDS encoding thioredoxin family protein: MPFIGEKDRSYLKSVFEKMEGRVKILLFTEGASKLIVPGERPCQYCQETVQLIEELASTSDKISVEVFDRKLHPDKVQQYAIPMVPAIVVTDEAESRRNVRYFGIPAGYEFGALVEDIVDTGNGKTRLAPETREQLAAIATPVHLRVFVTPTCPYCPRAVRLAHQFAMENPNFTADMIEATEFPDLAGKYNVYGVPKTIINETGEIEGAVPEAYLLQEVLATVGEPAKEAEGRS, translated from the coding sequence ATGCCGTTCATTGGTGAGAAGGATCGGAGTTACCTGAAGTCTGTCTTTGAGAAGATGGAGGGCAGGGTAAAGATTCTGCTTTTTACCGAAGGCGCCTCGAAGCTCATCGTTCCCGGTGAGCGGCCCTGCCAGTACTGCCAGGAGACGGTGCAGCTGATCGAAGAGCTTGCGTCCACCAGCGACAAGATCAGCGTGGAGGTCTTCGACCGCAAGTTGCACCCGGACAAAGTGCAGCAGTACGCGATCCCGATGGTTCCGGCCATCGTGGTGACCGATGAGGCGGAGTCGCGCCGCAACGTTCGGTACTTCGGGATTCCGGCCGGGTACGAGTTCGGCGCGCTGGTGGAGGACATCGTCGATACGGGTAACGGCAAGACGCGGCTGGCTCCCGAGACGCGGGAGCAACTTGCGGCCATTGCGACGCCCGTTCACCTGAGGGTCTTCGTCACGCCCACCTGCCCGTACTGCCCCAGGGCGGTGCGCCTGGCGCACCAGTTCGCCATGGAGAACCCCAACTTCACGGCCGACATGATCGAGGCCACCGAGTTTCCGGATCTGGCGGGGAAGTACAACGTGTACGGCGTTCCCAAGACCATCATCAACGAGACGGGCGAGATCGAGGGGGCCGTGCCGGAGGCGTACCTCTTGCAGGAGGTGCTGGCCACGGTGGGCGAGCCGGCCAAGGAGGCGGAAGGCCGGTCGTAG
- a CDS encoding PIN domain-containing protein, with protein sequence MLSAVLRWLFAVLGGVAGYRLGFVLLTADLVPGLDLQAASHRFVLPLAMTLLGALSGAGVARWVEAALGAVTARLHRTPVQDLIWGTIGMLAGLVIALLITLPIPRNMPVVGDLIPLLVTAGAAYVGMMVGVRKREELSGAFLLRRRPRAEAGAEQAGAASGEVVRPVLLDTSAIIDGRIGDVCRTGFVEGTLVVPSFVIQELQRVADSSDPVRRNRGRRGLDMLSRLQKEPRVRVEIVEANGRGDVDLRLIKLAQRMGARVVTSDFNLNKVASLHGVSVLNVNELANALKPVVLPGEEMSVQLIRDGKEQGQGVGYLDDGTMIVVDGGRKYIGETVDVTVTSVLQTAAGRLIFARPKADGRPGHP encoded by the coding sequence ATGCTCTCGGCCGTGCTGCGGTGGCTTTTTGCCGTCCTGGGTGGTGTGGCCGGCTATCGTCTTGGGTTCGTCCTGCTGACCGCCGACCTGGTTCCCGGACTCGACCTGCAAGCGGCGTCTCACCGGTTCGTCCTGCCCCTGGCTATGACGCTGCTCGGAGCGCTGTCCGGGGCGGGGGTGGCCCGGTGGGTCGAGGCGGCGCTGGGCGCGGTGACGGCGCGGCTTCACCGCACCCCTGTGCAGGACCTCATCTGGGGCACCATCGGGATGCTGGCAGGGCTGGTGATCGCCCTTCTCATCACGCTGCCCATTCCCCGCAACATGCCGGTGGTGGGTGACCTCATCCCGCTTCTGGTAACCGCGGGGGCCGCCTACGTCGGCATGATGGTGGGCGTTCGCAAGCGGGAGGAGCTGAGCGGGGCTTTCCTGCTGCGCCGCCGCCCCAGAGCCGAGGCGGGGGCCGAGCAGGCCGGGGCGGCTTCCGGCGAGGTCGTCCGGCCGGTGCTCCTTGACACCAGCGCCATCATCGACGGGCGCATCGGCGACGTGTGCCGCACCGGGTTCGTGGAAGGGACGCTGGTGGTGCCGAGCTTCGTCATCCAGGAACTCCAGCGGGTGGCCGACTCGTCCGACCCCGTGCGGCGCAACCGCGGCCGGCGCGGCCTGGACATGTTGAGCAGGCTGCAGAAGGAGCCCCGCGTGCGGGTGGAGATCGTGGAGGCCAACGGGCGGGGCGACGTGGACCTGCGCCTCATCAAGCTGGCGCAGCGCATGGGCGCCCGGGTGGTCACGAGCGACTTCAACCTCAACAAGGTCGCGTCGCTGCATGGGGTTAGCGTTCTCAACGTGAACGAACTCGCCAATGCGCTCAAGCCGGTGGTGCTGCCCGGCGAAGAGATGAGCGTCCAGCTGATACGGGACGGCAAGGAGCAGGGCCAGGGGGTCGGGTATCTGGACGACGGCACCATGATCGTGGTGGACGGCGGGCGCAAGTACATCGGCGAGACGGTCGACGTCACGGTGACGAGCGTACTGCAGACCGCGGCCGGCCGGTTGATCTTCGCCCGGCCCAAGGCCGACGGCCGCCCCGGCCACCCGTGA
- a CDS encoding metal-sensitive transcriptional regulator, whose product MAVVKNGRRTEELVNRMKRIEGQARGVQRMLEENRDCEEVILQLAAMRAALSKVAMALMSDHFRECMAREEPEREEALERAARMFLRFS is encoded by the coding sequence ATGGCCGTCGTCAAAAACGGGCGACGCACGGAAGAGCTGGTCAACCGCATGAAGCGCATCGAGGGCCAGGCCCGGGGCGTTCAGCGGATGCTGGAGGAGAACCGCGACTGCGAGGAGGTCATCCTGCAGCTGGCCGCGATGCGGGCCGCCCTCTCCAAGGTCGCCATGGCCCTGATGAGCGACCATTTCCGGGAGTGCATGGCCAGAGAGGAACCGGAGCGCGAGGAGGCGCTGGAGCGCGCCGCCCGCATGTTCCTGCGGTTTTCGTA